The following is a genomic window from Tachyglossus aculeatus isolate mTacAcu1 chromosome 19, mTacAcu1.pri, whole genome shotgun sequence.
gtgcttgtgtgtgtgttgttgccagtttgaactctcccaatcactcagcccagtgctttgcaaaaaacagtaagcgctcagtacatgcgaTTGTTTCGATATCACTCTcttgcgtgtttgtgtgtgtctgtgtgtgttgttGCCAGTTTGAACTGCATGGAGTGGTGCCTCCTGCCACCAGCCACGGAGAAAGTTGTGACTCAGACGTCCGTGGTGAAGGGGCGTTTCATGGGGGACCCCTCGCACGAATACGACCACACCGAGGTGCAGAAggtggaagagggggacaagACATATGAGGAGGAAGTCGTGGTAGGTGACCCTCGGGCACCCGCCGGGGGGGACGTTTAGTCTATGTGCCCTCGAGAGGGCCGGAGggacccctgccctcgaggggggACCGGACCCCCGTCCCTcagcgcttaaagtgtgcagagcactgttctaagcgcttgggagaggccaacggAGCGGGACGTttctacaaggagtttagagggcaagaagcagcggggcctagtggatacagcacaggccggAGAGCCGGAGGTTGTGggaacctggacaagtcacctaacttttccgtgcctcagttactccatatgtaaaatcaatcaatcatcaatcgtatttattgagcgcttcctgtgtgcagagcactgtactaaacgcttgggaagtccaagttggcaacatagagagacggtccctacccaacagtgggctcacagtctagaagggggagacagagaaccaaaccaaacatattaacaaagtaaaatcaatacaatagatatgtacaagtaaaatagagtaataaatatgtacaatcatatatacatagtccctgtcccacattgggagccccttgtgggacagggactacgtccaactggactagcttgtatctttccagcacttacctggacaagtcatctaacttttccgtgcctcagttactgcatatgtaaaatggaaattgtgagccccatgtgggacagggactacgtccaactggACTGGCTTGTATCTTTCCAACGCTTACCTGGACAAGTAATccaacttttccgtgcctcagttactccatatgTATAAcggagattgggagccccgtgtgggacaaggactacatccaagtggactagcttgtatctttccagcgcttacccggacaagtcacccaacttttccgtgcctcagttactccatatgtaaaatggagattgggagccccgtgtgggacagggactacgtccaactggACTGGCTTGTATCTTTCCAGCGCTTACCCGGACAAGTCATccaacttttccgtgcctcagttattccatatgtaagatggagattgggagccccatgtgggacagggactacgtccaactgggctagcttgtatctttccagcgcttagtacgatgcccagcccatagtgcttaataccattagaacaaaaaaaaaagaagcagagaaTATCAaagacccttcaaagccctcctgagagctcacctcctccaggaggccttcccacactgagccccctcctcatccctccccgccttacctcattcattcaatcatatttattgagcgcttactgtgtgcacagcactgtactaagcgcttgggaagtacaagttgggaacatatagagacggtccctacccaacagtgggctcacagtctagaagcctccccacagcacctgcatatatgtttgtacgtatttattactctatttgtacagatttattctatttatttggttaatatgttttgttttgttgtctgtctcccccttctagactgtgagcccaccgttgggtagggaccgcctctataagttgccaacttggacttcccaagcgcctagtacagtgctctgcacacagtcagcgctcaataaatacgactgaatgaatgaaagacccagCTGGAAAAACTGGGGGAGTGGGAAGACCCAGCCCGGCAGGACTGGATTTTAGGAAGGCcttgaagctcgctgtgggcaggaaatttgcctGTTTGtggttatatcatcatcatcatcatcaatcgtatttattgagtgcttactatgtgcagagcactgtactaagcgcttgggaagtacaaattggcaacatatagagacagtccctacccaacagtgggctcacagtctaaaaggtgggctcacagtctaaaagactaaaagattttctcccaagctctcaggacaGCTCgccacacacagtaggcgctcaataaatacgatggactggctGGCTGAAGGTGGAGGGGGTTGTTTGTGAATCCAGGCTGCGTTCCCTTGCCCACCTCTCTAGATccagatcaaagaggaggctcgGTTGGTGGCCACCATCGACCAGATTGACAAGGCCGTGGCCATCGTCCCTCGCGGGGCCTTAGTCAAGACCCCCCTTGGGCCTGTTCACGTCAACAGAAGCTTTGAAGGTAAGTCCCTTCCCGGCTGCCGTCtggtctattttattttattttcttaatatgtgtcGTTCTGTTGCCTgtcgtgagcccgttattgggtagggaccgtctctagatgttaccaacttggacttcccaagcgcttagtccagtgctctgcacacagtaagcgctcaataaatacgattgattgattgcgcacagtaagcgctcaataaatataataataataataataatggcatttgttaagcgcttactatgtgcagagcattattctaagcgctggggaggatataaggtgatcaggttgtcccacggggggctcacagtcttaatccccattttccagatgaggtaactgaggcccagagaagtgacgtgacttgcccaaagtcacacagctgacaattggcggagccgggatttgaacccatgacctctgactccaaagcccgggctctttccactgagccgccctccaccccaaaccccccgaccctcctctccttccccttgcctcgACGGGGCCAGTTAAGTGGTGAGCTAGTGGGATTCTGGGTCGGGCGTGtttctgctcccaagtgcttaggcattcattcattcattcattcattcattcatttgtatttattgagcgcttactgtgtgcagagcactggactaagcgcctgggaagtccaagtcggcaacacatagagacggtccctactcgtggctcaggggaaagagcacgggcttgggagtcagaagtcacgggttctaatgccgcctcccccacgtctgctgtgtgaccttgggcaagtcacttcacttctctgagcctcagttccctcatctgtaaaatggggattaagactgtgagccccacgggggacatcgtgatcaccttgtatcccccccagcgcttagaacagtgcttggcacatagtaagagcttaaaaaatgccatcattcaacaagcgcttagtacagtgctctgcacatagtaagcgctcaataaatacgattgatgatgatttattttacttgtacatatctattctatttattttattttgttagtatgtttggttttattctctgtctcccccttctagactgtgagcccactgctgggtagggactgtctctatatgttgccaacttgtacttcccaagcgcttagtacagtgctctgcacacagtaagtgctcaataaatacgattgattgattgatctgggcccctgttacctcatctgtgaaatggggattgaggctgtgggccctatgtgggacagggacagtttccaacctggtaggcttgattctaccccaacgttataatagtgtctggcacatagtaagtgcttaacagataccttaaaaaaaaacataaCGCAGTAAGTAAATCATTTCAGATTTGCCTtttctggactgcgagcccgctgttgggtagggactgtctctgtatgttgccagcttggacttcccaagcgcttagtacagtgctctgcacatagtaagcgttcaataaatacgattgattgattttctgggaaCTGCTTGGGGTTTGGAGGCATTATTCCCCCCACcgggacctccctccctccccacatcagcagATCCTAGCTCTCTCCACATTCAGACTcgacattcttctagactgtgagcccgctgttgggtagggaccatctctagatgttgcccacttggacttcccaagcgctcagtccagtgctctgcacacagtaagcgctcaataaatacgattgaatgaatgaatgaatcattattattattattatgagccctgtCCCTCGGGAGAGGCTAGTGAGCTTAGAAGTCTCAGAGATGCCAGTGACGGCAAGCCCTTTCCACCTGTTAAGTGCGAAAATTCAAGTGACTTAAGTTCTTAGGGCAAAAACTTCCGACTTCCTCCTTGGGCCGGTTTccatccattgattcattcagtcgtatttattgagcgctcactgtgtgcagagcactggactaagcgcttgggaagtccaagctggccacatctagagccggtccctacccaccggcgggctcacagtctagaagggggagacggacgacaaaaccaaacatgttaacaaaataaaataaatagaatagatgtgtacaggtaaaatagagtaataaatacgtacaaacctatattgGGAGACCTCGGCCCACCTACCCCATCTGGGCAAAAAGTCCatcctcattaattcattcagtcgtatttccacAGCCACCGCTGTcctttccctgcacacagtaagcgctcaataaatacgattgattgataatagtaataataataattttggtatttgttaagcacttactatgtgcaaagcactgttctaagcgctggcgtagatataaggtaatcaggttgtcccatgaggggctcacagtcttcacccccattttccagatgagggaactgaggcccagagaagtgaagtgacttgcccaaagtcacccagctgacaagcggcggagccgggatttgaacccacggcctctggctccaaagcccgggctccttccactgagccacgctgcttccccaagtgcttcataaatgccatcattattatgagcccactgttgggtagggactgtctctctgtgttgccaacttgtacttcccaagcgcttagtacagtgccctgcacacagtaagcgctcaataaatacgattgattgattggttggtccaccacttgcttgctgtgtgacctcagggggtcactctgcttctctgggcctcagtgacctcccctggaaaatggtgattaagcctgggagccccaggtgggacagggactggctgggtccaactcgattagtctgcatctaccccagcgctccgaACACCGCTTGGCCTTGGAAGTGGCTAAgaaggcctctcccaagcgcttagtacagtggcttgcacgcaggaagcgctcagtaaattcgactgaGTGACGGAATGGACGGAGTGACTGAATAAGAAATACCCGGGGGGGACAGGAGGTCCTGGATCTGGGCCCGAcggcttcccttcccctcccgacgGCGACAGGACTGTCCGTGTCGGAGGCCAAGAAGCTGAGCTCCTACTTCCACTTCAAGGAGCCCGTCAACCTGAAGACCAAGACTCTGCTCGAGAGGGCCGACCTGGACCCCGCCGTCGACTTCCTGGATTCCCTGGAACACGACGTTCCCAAAGGTAAGGAGCCGGGAGCCGCCCTCGGGCTAGCGGCGACTCGGAATCCGGGCCCTGGAGCCTGAGAAGCCCTCTTGCCCAGGTGGAGCTTCGGTTGCaaccacta
Proteins encoded in this region:
- the RSPH9 gene encoding radial spoke head protein 9 homolog isoform X2, which codes for MDAEALLLSLELASGSGLGLSPERRAALLTSLLLLRRDYRYQRVLFWGRILGLTADYYIAQGLGPDQLGERKTLYSLNCMEWCLLPPATEKVVTQTSVVKGRFMGDPSHEYDHTEVQKVEEGDKTYEEEVVIQIKEEARLVATIDQIDKAVAIVPRGALVKTPLGPVHVNRSFEGLSVSEAKKLSSYFHFKEPVNLKTKTLLERADLDPAVDFLDSLEHDVPKGSWSIQMERGNSLLVLRSLLWPGLTFFHVPQTKNYGYFYVGTGEKNMDLPFML